From a single Leptospira levettii genomic region:
- a CDS encoding fumarate hydratase codes for MPDFFYADPFPLKEDTTEYKLLTKDFVSTVPFGDKEILKVEPEGLTFLAEKAMEDVSFYLRTAHLEKVRKILDDPEATPNDRFVAMALLKNAVIAADKQLPSCQDTGTGIVMAKKGEYVITGGDDAEALSRGIYNTYVNRNLRYSQVVPLTMYEEVNSGSNLPAQIDIYSTPGDKYSFLFLAKGGGSANKTYLFQETKALLNPTSLEKFIADKVSNLGTAACPPYHIAVVIGGTSAEANLKTVKLASAGYLDHLPTKGDKFGSAFRDIELEEKMLAAAQKSGIGAQFGGKYLAHDFKVIRLPRHGASCPVGLGVSCSADRNIKAKITKDGIYLEKLEYDPAKFLPTIDEVDSSTESVHIDLNQPMPEILKVLSKYPVKTRVMLSGRLVVARDIAHAKLKEKLDKGEPLPEYFKNHPVYYAGPAKTPEGMPSGSFGPTTAGRMDSYVPVFQEKGFSMITLAKGNRSKVVTDSCKKNGGFYLGSIGGPAALLAKENIKKVEVLDFPELGMEAVWSIDVENFPAFIVVDDKGNDFFQMLN; via the coding sequence ATGCCAGATTTTTTTTACGCCGATCCTTTCCCTTTAAAAGAAGACACCACTGAATACAAATTATTAACAAAAGATTTTGTAAGCACTGTCCCCTTTGGTGATAAAGAAATTCTAAAAGTGGAACCAGAAGGCCTTACCTTCCTTGCGGAAAAAGCAATGGAAGATGTTTCTTTTTATCTAAGAACAGCCCACCTTGAAAAAGTTCGCAAAATTTTAGACGACCCAGAAGCAACACCAAATGATCGTTTTGTGGCAATGGCACTACTTAAAAATGCAGTGATTGCGGCAGACAAACAACTTCCCTCCTGCCAAGATACAGGAACAGGCATTGTCATGGCAAAAAAAGGGGAATATGTCATCACAGGTGGGGATGATGCAGAGGCACTTTCTCGTGGGATTTATAATACCTATGTAAACCGCAACCTTCGTTATTCGCAAGTTGTCCCGCTTACCATGTATGAAGAAGTGAATTCTGGTTCCAATTTACCAGCTCAAATTGATATTTACTCAACTCCGGGTGATAAGTATAGTTTTCTCTTTTTGGCAAAAGGCGGTGGTTCCGCTAACAAAACTTATCTTTTCCAAGAAACAAAAGCATTACTCAATCCAACATCCCTCGAAAAATTTATAGCTGATAAAGTATCAAACCTTGGTACAGCAGCTTGTCCTCCATATCATATAGCAGTCGTCATTGGCGGAACTTCTGCTGAAGCAAATTTAAAGACCGTAAAACTTGCATCAGCTGGATATTTGGATCATTTGCCGACAAAGGGAGACAAATTTGGATCTGCATTTCGAGACATTGAATTAGAAGAAAAAATGCTGGCTGCTGCTCAGAAATCTGGAATTGGAGCTCAGTTTGGTGGAAAGTATTTGGCTCATGATTTTAAAGTCATTCGTTTGCCACGACATGGTGCTTCTTGCCCAGTTGGACTCGGTGTGAGTTGTAGTGCAGATCGTAACATCAAAGCTAAAATTACAAAGGATGGAATCTATTTAGAAAAACTAGAATACGACCCAGCAAAATTTTTACCTACCATTGACGAGGTCGATTCTAGTACCGAATCAGTTCATATTGATTTAAACCAACCGATGCCTGAAATTTTGAAGGTTCTTTCAAAATATCCAGTTAAAACGCGTGTTATGTTGTCAGGTCGACTAGTTGTGGCACGTGATATTGCTCATGCGAAACTAAAGGAAAAGTTGGATAAGGGTGAACCTCTCCCTGAGTATTTTAAAAACCATCCGGTGTACTATGCAGGTCCTGCAAAAACTCCAGAGGGGATGCCATCAGGTTCCTTTGGTCCAACCACAGCAGGTCGTATGGATAGTTATGTTCCCGTGTTCCAAGAAAAAGGTTTTTCGATGATCACTCTTGCGAAAGGGAATCGTTCTAAAGTGGTGACCGATAGTTGCAAAAAAAATGGTGGGTTTTATCTCGGATCCATCGGTGGACCTGCGGCATTACTTGCAAAAGAAAACATCAAAAAAGTAGAAGTATTGGATTTTCCTGAACTGGGAATGGAAGCGGTTTGGTCCATTGACGTGGAAAATTTTCCTGCTTTCATCGTTGTTGATGATAAGGGAAATGATTTTTTCCAAATGTTAAATTAA
- a CDS encoding LA_2444/LA_4059 family outer membrane protein gives MKQNLIYLFLVSVSSMVFAEGREMEPSLQEGKNKKSEWSLLLKRQTYQYLPYEYTSLTDKNESIVPTRSSTTLKENGKVLIPFVFSYENVEKRFKVDLSYFEIEIVNANTLLFQQSAQGGNLSRFYLSPMARSEFELNLYQTFLPAKDWKLYLGGGVRNINRYLYGNYLGQGTFKEYFFTYGPQASVQSVYQLSQDLALHLTMDVFYTQGTRFFKQPNLMEDRFQYSLSTAGTEGIFRGYEWDGSLSYSFHSNMKFFVGYNMIVSKFSYLDYNEVQFSRTTANIGSQNPSVIGDWEMNVPKKSENFDRLRGMYLGMMVNF, from the coding sequence ATGAAACAGAACCTAATTTATCTATTCCTTGTTTCTGTCTCTTCAATGGTTTTTGCAGAAGGAAGAGAAATGGAACCTTCCTTACAAGAAGGAAAAAACAAAAAATCAGAATGGAGTTTGCTTTTAAAACGACAGACCTACCAATACCTTCCTTACGAATACACCTCTCTCACGGATAAAAATGAATCCATAGTTCCCACTCGTTCGAGTACTACACTCAAAGAAAATGGGAAGGTTCTCATTCCTTTTGTATTCAGTTATGAAAACGTTGAGAAAAGATTCAAAGTGGATCTTTCTTATTTTGAAATAGAAATTGTAAACGCAAACACCCTACTCTTCCAACAGTCCGCACAAGGAGGAAACTTATCACGATTTTATCTATCACCCATGGCAAGGTCTGAATTTGAACTGAACCTTTACCAAACATTTTTACCCGCAAAAGATTGGAAATTGTATCTGGGAGGTGGGGTTCGGAATATCAACCGCTACCTCTATGGAAACTACCTTGGACAAGGTACTTTTAAAGAATATTTTTTTACGTATGGTCCGCAAGCCTCTGTCCAATCAGTCTACCAACTCAGCCAAGATTTGGCACTCCACCTAACAATGGATGTATTTTACACACAAGGTACTCGATTTTTCAAACAACCAAACTTGATGGAAGACCGTTTCCAATATTCCTTGTCCACAGCTGGCACAGAAGGAATCTTTAGAGGTTATGAATGGGATGGATCTCTCTCTTATTCCTTCCATTCTAATATGAAATTTTTTGTGGGTTATAATATGATCGTGTCGAAGTTCTCTTATCTAGATTACAACGAAGTTCAATTCAGCCGGACCACAGCGAACATCGGTTCACAAAACCCTTCCGTCATTGGCGATTGGGAAATGAATGTACCAAAAAAATCAGAAAACTTTGATCGTCTGCGTGGAATGTATTTGGGAATGATGGTGAATTTTTAG
- a CDS encoding DUF2878 family protein yields the protein MFLLFLSLGGVTLYSINGGKKSDNKFKAIVAISHGVGLLLLLVAGFGLMKFRDISHSALPVWIILKIVIWLAFGGLLTLAYKNAKYAKILWFVFPIMGLFAAYLAFYQPS from the coding sequence ATGTTTCTTTTATTTTTGTCATTAGGTGGAGTAACCCTTTATTCCATCAATGGTGGAAAAAAATCAGATAACAAATTCAAAGCCATTGTTGCTATCTCTCACGGAGTTGGTTTACTTTTATTACTAGTTGCAGGTTTTGGACTTATGAAATTTCGGGATATTTCTCACTCAGCTCTCCCAGTTTGGATCATCTTAAAGATAGTCATCTGGCTTGCGTTTGGTGGTCTACTTACCCTAGCCTATAAAAATGCGAAATATGCAAAAATCCTTTGGTTTGTATTCCCAATTATGGGACTTTTTGCTGCTTATTTAGCTTTTTACCAACCGAGCTAA
- a CDS encoding ATP-binding protein, giving the protein MEPDPNSHPQIPPTGKTLLLLRGIPGSGKTTLAKQIAESSGAPIFSIDSYFENEKGEYHFDYTKNHLAYKECESKTKDALEEGNPFVIVDHTFTLEWEMKPYEDLAKRYGYRLSVVTVENRHGGKNNHQIPEEQIEKMKAKYKVVL; this is encoded by the coding sequence ATGGAGCCAGATCCAAACTCTCATCCACAGATACCACCCACAGGAAAAACATTACTACTTTTACGTGGCATTCCTGGTTCTGGGAAAACCACTCTCGCTAAACAAATTGCTGAATCAAGTGGGGCACCGATCTTTTCTATTGATTCCTACTTTGAGAATGAAAAGGGCGAATACCATTTTGATTATACCAAAAACCATTTGGCTTACAAAGAATGTGAATCCAAAACAAAAGATGCTTTGGAAGAAGGAAATCCCTTTGTCATAGTCGATCACACATTCACGTTAGAGTGGGAAATGAAACCTTACGAAGATTTGGCGAAACGATATGGGTATAGATTGTCTGTTGTTACAGTCGAAAATCGGCATGGCGGAAAGAACAACCATCAAATTCCTGAGGAACAAATCGAGAAGATGAAAGCTAAGTATAAGGTAGTTTTA
- the fumC gene encoding class II fumarate hydratase: MEPTNTRMETDSMGEIAVTNSRYWGAQTERSLQYFPIGQDKFPREMIRALGLVKKHAAIINSELGLLEESKSNLIVKAASEVIEGLLDDHFPLSVWQTGSGTQTNMNANEVIANRANEMFGSPLGSKSPIHPNDDVNKGQSSNDVFPTAMHIASAEMMIHHLVPNLKFLESKLKEKSEKFQHIIKIGRTHLQDATPLTLGQEFSGYTQQLTYSLERIHRVLPSLYRIALGGTAVGTGLNTHPNFPSKMANALAKETGIPFASAPNKFEALAANDSLVELSGILKTIATSLMKIANDIRWLSSGPRSGIGEIKIPENEPGSSIMPGKVNPTQSEALTMVCAQVIGNDVAVNIGGASGNFELNVFKPLIIFNVLNSIRLLSDASLSFAKHCVDGIEANESKIQSNLENSLMLVTALNPYLGYDKAAKIAKLAYRENRSLKEAGIRLGFLTSEQFDTWVKPDEMV, from the coding sequence ATGGAACCAACAAATACTCGTATGGAAACCGACTCTATGGGAGAAATCGCAGTCACGAATTCTCGGTATTGGGGAGCCCAAACAGAACGTTCCCTTCAATACTTTCCAATTGGACAAGACAAATTTCCGAGAGAGATGATCCGTGCTTTGGGACTTGTTAAAAAACACGCTGCGATCATTAATTCTGAACTTGGACTTTTGGAGGAATCAAAATCAAATTTAATTGTAAAAGCTGCATCCGAAGTCATTGAAGGATTGTTAGATGATCATTTTCCCCTTTCTGTGTGGCAAACTGGCTCTGGGACACAAACCAATATGAATGCCAATGAAGTGATTGCGAATCGTGCGAATGAAATGTTTGGAAGTCCACTTGGCTCCAAATCACCCATCCATCCCAATGATGATGTGAACAAAGGGCAAAGTTCCAATGATGTTTTTCCAACTGCCATGCACATTGCTTCTGCAGAAATGATGATCCATCACCTTGTACCAAATCTAAAATTCTTAGAATCGAAACTCAAAGAAAAATCTGAAAAATTCCAACACATCATTAAAATAGGAAGGACTCATTTACAAGATGCAACCCCACTCACGTTAGGGCAGGAATTTTCTGGGTATACACAACAATTGACTTATAGTTTAGAACGTATCCACCGTGTATTACCTTCTCTTTATAGAATTGCTCTCGGTGGGACTGCTGTGGGAACCGGCCTGAATACTCATCCAAACTTCCCTTCCAAAATGGCAAATGCCTTGGCTAAAGAAACAGGAATTCCTTTTGCATCAGCTCCTAATAAATTTGAAGCACTTGCCGCCAACGACTCGTTAGTGGAATTGAGCGGAATTCTAAAAACCATCGCAACATCTCTAATGAAAATTGCAAACGACATACGTTGGTTGTCTTCAGGACCAAGGTCAGGGATTGGTGAAATTAAAATTCCCGAAAATGAACCAGGATCTTCCATCATGCCAGGGAAGGTGAATCCTACACAGTCAGAGGCGCTCACAATGGTTTGTGCTCAAGTCATTGGAAATGATGTCGCTGTTAACATAGGAGGTGCTTCTGGAAATTTTGAACTCAATGTATTCAAACCACTGATTATCTTCAATGTCCTCAATTCGATTCGCCTTCTATCTGATGCAAGCCTATCTTTCGCCAAACATTGTGTTGATGGAATTGAAGCAAATGAATCCAAAATACAATCCAATTTAGAAAACTCACTGATGTTAGTCACCGCTTTGAATCCATACCTTGGTTATGACAAAGCAGCAAAAATTGCAAAACTTGCATATCGCGAAAACCGATCCTTAAAAGAAGCTGGGATTCGATTAGGATTTTTAACTTCAGAACAGTTTGATACTTGGGTAAAACCGGATGAGATGGTATGA
- a CDS encoding DUF3703 domain-containing protein — protein MKLNVRMPNNFKIAYQKEIQNYKDSLSQNNDLAAWRFLERAHIIGQYFPVPHTGSHFRMFLFGIRKGDLKEVYGQFIRMVFGWIGSLFNRIPVGNTGSASVPIFAPMPIPDDLRSLLQNADTEAKGLSGFKE, from the coding sequence ATGAAACTGAATGTAAGAATGCCAAACAATTTTAAAATTGCCTATCAAAAAGAAATCCAAAACTATAAGGATAGTTTGTCACAAAACAATGATTTGGCTGCATGGAGATTTTTGGAAAGGGCACATATCATTGGACAATATTTTCCAGTTCCTCATACTGGAAGCCATTTCCGAATGTTTCTTTTTGGAATTCGGAAAGGAGATCTAAAAGAAGTTTATGGTCAATTCATACGTATGGTCTTTGGTTGGATTGGGAGTTTGTTCAACCGAATTCCTGTCGGAAATACAGGCAGTGCATCAGTTCCTATATTTGCCCCCATGCCAATCCCTGATGATTTACGTTCCCTTCTTCAGAATGCAGATACCGAAGCTAAAGGTCTCTCTGGATTCAAAGAATAA
- a CDS encoding TolC family protein, with protein MRKINFYQIKRRLLQLLIVSVICYPLYANDKLKKEFSFDQAIQYALANNKQVTIAKFEIEFTKADRITAGLRPNPFLNIVADVLPFNPTSKQFDPNRNQYGVSLGFVIETANKREERINVANKRLKMDELVFLETLRKISIATGNLFIATLAARERYLLAEENYKNLVNIVEINRIRFKKEDISKLELLRSEVAQDQYAVARVSAQVEYIKLKNELIVFLGLNPSEIDIVLSGNLDSLKLLPQIDANQLLKLATEGRPDYLALVNAEDIALANMKLQRANAVPNFSILFDSLVQQNQYMYGMSANLELPVFSRNQGEIAKSESARKQAAIFREELYLNLAKEMAITEEEIKVRFEALEQMRQISLLKSQQAVKIVELAYKGGGSTLLEFLDTTRSYNETKLKYIDALVEYEKALLNLKYITGFDYEPN; from the coding sequence ATGCGAAAAATTAATTTTTATCAGATTAAAAGGCGATTATTACAATTGTTGATTGTATCTGTTATTTGTTATCCTCTTTATGCGAATGATAAATTAAAAAAAGAATTCAGTTTTGACCAAGCAATTCAATATGCGCTTGCAAATAACAAACAAGTTACCATTGCAAAGTTTGAAATTGAGTTTACAAAAGCAGATCGGATCACTGCTGGTTTACGGCCAAATCCTTTTTTGAATATTGTTGCCGATGTTTTACCATTTAATCCAACTTCAAAACAATTTGATCCAAATCGAAATCAATATGGTGTTAGTTTAGGTTTTGTGATTGAGACTGCTAACAAACGGGAAGAAAGGATCAACGTTGCCAACAAAAGATTAAAAATGGACGAGTTGGTATTTTTGGAAACTTTGCGAAAAATATCAATTGCCACTGGCAATTTATTTATAGCAACACTTGCAGCAAGGGAACGTTATCTCTTAGCGGAAGAAAATTATAAAAATTTAGTGAATATCGTTGAAATTAACAGAATCAGATTTAAAAAAGAAGACATTTCTAAATTAGAATTATTGAGATCTGAAGTTGCACAAGATCAATATGCAGTTGCTAGAGTATCTGCACAGGTTGAATATATTAAATTAAAAAACGAACTGATTGTATTTCTTGGTTTAAATCCAAGCGAAATTGATATTGTGTTATCTGGAAATTTGGATTCGTTAAAACTTTTACCACAAATTGATGCTAACCAATTATTAAAATTAGCAACTGAAGGAAGGCCTGATTATCTTGCATTAGTAAATGCGGAAGACATTGCATTGGCAAATATGAAACTGCAAAGAGCAAATGCAGTACCAAACTTTAGCATTCTATTTGATTCACTCGTGCAACAAAACCAATATATGTATGGAATGTCTGCTAATTTGGAATTACCTGTATTCTCCAGAAACCAAGGAGAAATTGCAAAAAGTGAATCAGCCAGAAAACAAGCTGCCATATTTCGAGAAGAGTTATATTTAAACTTAGCAAAAGAAATGGCCATTACAGAAGAAGAAATCAAGGTAAGATTTGAAGCACTCGAACAAATGAGACAAATTTCATTATTAAAATCTCAACAAGCAGTCAAAATTGTAGAGTTAGCATATAAAGGTGGAGGCTCCACCTTACTAGAGTTTTTGGATACTACTCGATCCTATAATGAAACAAAATTAAAATACATTGATGCCTTAGTGGAATATGAAAAAGCTCTGTTAAATCTAAAATATATTACTGGATTTGATTATGAACCAAATTGA
- a CDS encoding class I SAM-dependent methyltransferase yields the protein MEQSVFEHMAKQYDTNDRIQLAKQILGKLEPFLHNTIESSLLDFGCGTGLLGIPLCSHYKQVILCDDSPSMLEVSNFKIKSQGIKNAHTMFPSDLVLDKTLFVDNILMSLVLLHIPDTQSILKILYDHLNPNGKLFIVDFCKNEKVSHPKIHSGFLLGELESILKTIGYQTVNSKVILEEKKVFMNEDASLFLLIAEK from the coding sequence ATGGAACAAAGTGTTTTTGAACATATGGCCAAACAATACGATACCAATGATCGTATCCAATTGGCAAAACAAATTTTAGGTAAATTAGAACCTTTCCTTCACAATACAATTGAAAGTTCATTGTTAGATTTTGGATGTGGGACTGGACTTTTGGGAATCCCACTTTGTTCCCATTACAAACAAGTCATTTTATGTGACGACTCCCCTTCTATGTTGGAAGTGTCAAATTTCAAAATCAAATCACAAGGTATCAAAAATGCACATACAATGTTCCCTTCCGATTTGGTTCTGGACAAAACTCTTTTTGTGGACAACATCCTTATGTCTTTGGTACTTCTACACATACCAGATACTCAATCGATATTAAAAATTTTATATGACCATTTAAATCCGAATGGAAAATTATTCATTGTTGATTTTTGTAAAAATGAAAAGGTATCACATCCAAAAATTCATAGTGGATTCCTACTAGGAGAATTGGAATCCATCTTAAAAACTATTGGATATCAAACTGTGAACTCAAAAGTCATCTTAGAAGAAAAAAAAGTGTTTATGAACGAAGATGCTTCCTTATTTTTACTAATCGCAGAAAAGTAA
- a CDS encoding SRPBCC domain-containing protein produces the protein MCKTIKHKVKFKASPEIIYEYIADSKKMTSLTGEKAVIGQKVGSPFSILKGKVNGVIVDILPSRRIVQAWRRLDFPEGIFSMASFTLRETADGGTELILTHRGVPKELIPEVEHDWKRNFWDKIHKEIQSKKSIHRS, from the coding sequence ATGTGTAAAACAATCAAACATAAAGTAAAATTCAAAGCTTCTCCCGAAATTATCTACGAATACATTGCTGATTCAAAAAAGATGACTTCTCTAACAGGGGAAAAGGCAGTCATTGGCCAAAAAGTTGGTAGCCCTTTTTCAATTTTGAAAGGGAAGGTCAATGGGGTCATAGTGGATATATTACCATCCAGACGAATTGTGCAGGCGTGGCGTAGGTTAGATTTTCCCGAAGGAATTTTTTCTATGGCTTCTTTTACTCTTAGAGAAACTGCAGATGGAGGTACTGAACTCATTTTAACCCACCGAGGTGTTCCCAAGGAGCTAATTCCTGAAGTTGAACATGATTGGAAACGTAATTTTTGGGACAAAATTCACAAAGAGATTCAATCTAAAAAATCAATTCATAGATCCTAA
- a CDS encoding lactonase family protein, translating into MRNLIIIVFLLSNLNFCMVHPLWKPYFFPEQDENSKLLKILTAAYLFNLPKIYTISKLNGVEGEVLTLLGSNFSEYSTENMIYFSGNVQAEILSSTQNTMVIKVPFGAKSGRIRIANANGISDSFDEFIVFRYFLTFSAGSNTETYGLNLLTGNISAVSGSPYALNIPLGAKFSIDGKFAFSGGFGQTTIQSYSVNQQTGVLSMLNSSAGTTTVDPVFFVFHPNGRFLYVSSFSGASIAAFELNTFTGNLSKIGDFSQSCTCSLNHLDITPDGKFLYVNGNGGSEPIMGYSVNQINGSLANIAGSPFNTGVPNMEALLIDSTSTYLYSVVQSSVIIARRINTLDGSLTSLSGSPFTGTTNNFRAVMHPSGKFLYTVNILGATLGKHNINTSDGSLSLPSNLVFGENLQFVTLDPTGKFGFVSNTSSTNFYMFQVDETTGTPTLLNGGVGYATSGANNTVPVAYRIEQR; encoded by the coding sequence ATGAGAAATCTAATCATCATTGTATTTTTACTTTCGAATTTAAATTTCTGTATGGTTCATCCACTTTGGAAGCCATATTTTTTCCCAGAACAAGATGAAAATTCTAAACTACTTAAGATTTTAACAGCAGCGTATCTTTTCAATTTACCTAAAATTTATACAATTTCAAAACTGAATGGAGTAGAAGGTGAAGTGTTAACTCTCCTCGGCTCTAATTTTTCAGAATATTCCACCGAAAATATGATCTATTTTTCAGGGAATGTACAAGCTGAGATTTTATCATCAACACAAAACACAATGGTGATAAAAGTACCATTTGGTGCGAAATCAGGACGGATACGAATTGCAAATGCGAATGGTATTAGCGATAGTTTTGATGAATTTATTGTATTTCGGTATTTTTTAACTTTTTCAGCAGGTTCGAACACAGAGACTTATGGTTTAAATTTGTTAACTGGAAACATTAGTGCCGTATCGGGATCTCCTTATGCATTGAATATTCCACTTGGAGCAAAATTTTCTATCGATGGAAAATTTGCTTTCTCTGGTGGATTTGGACAAACAACAATTCAAAGTTATTCTGTAAACCAACAAACAGGCGTTTTGTCCATGTTAAATTCATCTGCTGGAACGACAACAGTGGATCCAGTATTCTTTGTTTTTCATCCAAATGGGAGATTTCTTTATGTTTCGAGTTTCTCTGGAGCTAGTATAGCAGCATTTGAATTAAATACATTTACAGGAAATTTAAGTAAGATCGGAGATTTTAGCCAATCTTGTACTTGTTCACTTAATCACTTAGACATTACGCCAGATGGAAAATTTTTATATGTGAATGGAAATGGAGGATCAGAACCCATCATGGGATATTCAGTGAACCAAATCAATGGATCACTGGCAAATATTGCGGGTTCTCCTTTTAATACAGGGGTTCCAAATATGGAGGCACTTTTAATTGATTCAACTTCTACATACTTATATTCTGTTGTTCAGTCTTCTGTGATCATTGCTCGAAGGATAAATACTTTAGATGGTAGTTTAACATCTCTTTCAGGAAGTCCATTCACAGGAACAACAAATAACTTTCGAGCTGTTATGCATCCTTCTGGAAAGTTTTTGTATACTGTTAATATTTTAGGTGCGACATTAGGAAAACATAATATCAATACATCAGATGGAAGTTTAAGTTTACCATCAAATTTAGTATTTGGAGAAAATCTTCAGTTTGTTACCTTAGATCCCACTGGAAAATTTGGTTTTGTTAGCAATACTTCAAGTACAAATTTTTATATGTTTCAAGTAGACGAAACTACAGGTACGCCAACATTGCTGAATGGGGGAGTTGGGTATGCAACATCTGGTGCAAACAATACAGTTCCAGTTGCCTATAGAATTGAACAACGATAA